A DNA window from Nitrospinota bacterium contains the following coding sequences:
- a CDS encoding adenylate cyclase → MESKEYPSTKQQEAENIFAEESTPKEPVKLSKEPSEKAQKILIKSDAEALYSNRQAFLRFNRFKIDRNLITLSEIDRLIFLVIPRLLHVHQEGLPGYFEGAPPCGIHNFELDKEAQVAAEKLFPDVIIRRNPELKPVIHTALLMGSVGSIAQTKKSDLDYTLLVDKKDFTEESMKLFQKKLNLIETWTWDNFNLETHFFINDYEEVKNNIFGESDSESTGSALAKLLKEEMYRTMIIVTGKIPFWLIAPVDCDDNRYYELYEKLMTGQTLLKKEEFIDMGNVDDISQGEFFGGSIWALIKSFKSPFKTLMKMGVLEEYMFGNTKSNLLCHQVKDKYFNDAPYLDIDPYLGMFERVQKFFNESKTEEDVDALRHAFYLKVGTQVTPEEFEKGSDIWRKSTLIKMLKDWGWSAEKIENLNQYPSWQMMHKVELGNRINKILMASYKNISEKNKSLDPSESLITEKDTHLLGRKLFSFYRPAPNKVDNLGALVDGKTAEDELTFLLEKRKNEKPEWYLLRGIIRDSIRQIDKENIIRKSATLPFLLAFAVFNNLFSLNTKVLLNSESISIKQHDLGSLLIMLKNFIESVNIAALSNEDLLGDAKINQLFLLIDFGNPPSPEISMGNIKDCKSNDELNNFINKRIDRIKNITSIYLTSWGELFCKSYAGLNCLPRCINELSSQLSLENLEVLNFLQVYIPSGRRERLKIPWLNNYILRSLKIRANAQENKVTS, encoded by the coding sequence ATGGAATCAAAGGAATATCCTAGCACTAAACAGCAAGAAGCCGAAAACATCTTTGCTGAAGAGTCTACTCCAAAGGAACCGGTAAAACTTTCGAAAGAGCCAAGTGAAAAGGCTCAAAAAATACTTATCAAATCTGATGCAGAAGCACTGTATTCCAACCGGCAGGCATTTTTAAGATTTAATCGATTTAAAATAGATCGAAACCTGATTACCCTTTCAGAGATTGACCGTTTGATATTTCTAGTTATACCTCGACTACTGCACGTGCATCAAGAAGGGCTTCCCGGTTATTTTGAGGGAGCCCCCCCCTGCGGCATACACAATTTTGAATTAGATAAGGAGGCCCAGGTCGCTGCCGAAAAATTGTTTCCCGATGTCATCATCAGGAGAAACCCAGAACTTAAACCTGTCATCCACACAGCATTACTGATGGGTAGTGTTGGGTCTATCGCTCAAACAAAAAAATCAGACCTTGACTATACATTACTTGTGGATAAAAAGGATTTTACTGAAGAAAGTATGAAGCTTTTTCAGAAAAAGCTAAACCTGATAGAAACCTGGACCTGGGACAACTTTAACCTTGAGACCCACTTTTTCATCAATGATTATGAGGAAGTGAAAAATAATATTTTTGGTGAAAGTGACAGTGAGAGCACAGGTTCGGCCCTGGCAAAACTTCTTAAAGAAGAAATGTACAGAACCATGATTATCGTCACCGGGAAAATCCCATTCTGGCTTATCGCCCCAGTGGACTGTGACGATAACCGGTACTATGAGCTGTATGAAAAGTTGATGACAGGGCAAACCTTGCTGAAAAAAGAAGAGTTCATCGACATGGGTAATGTTGACGATATTTCCCAAGGTGAGTTTTTTGGTGGATCCATTTGGGCTCTGATCAAATCCTTTAAATCTCCTTTCAAGACACTTATGAAAATGGGCGTTCTGGAGGAGTATATGTTTGGCAATACCAAGTCAAACCTGCTTTGCCATCAAGTCAAGGATAAATACTTTAACGATGCCCCTTATCTGGACATAGACCCTTATTTAGGAATGTTTGAGAGAGTGCAAAAATTTTTTAATGAGTCAAAAACAGAAGAAGACGTCGATGCATTAAGACACGCTTTCTATTTGAAAGTCGGAACACAGGTAACCCCCGAAGAATTCGAAAAAGGTTCGGATATATGGAGAAAAAGCACACTTATAAAAATGCTTAAAGATTGGGGATGGTCAGCAGAAAAAATTGAAAATCTTAATCAATATCCAAGTTGGCAAATGATGCACAAGGTAGAATTAGGAAACCGTATTAACAAAATTTTGATGGCATCCTATAAGAATATTTCCGAAAAAAACAAGAGCCTTGATCCCAGCGAAAGCCTAATTACCGAAAAAGATACTCATCTGTTGGGTCGGAAGCTCTTTAGTTTTTATAGACCCGCCCCTAATAAAGTAGATAATCTTGGTGCCCTAGTAGATGGTAAAACGGCTGAAGACGAATTAACTTTTTTATTAGAAAAAAGAAAAAATGAAAAACCCGAATGGTATTTACTTCGAGGCATAATTAGAGATTCAATTCGACAAATTGACAAAGAAAATATTATTAGAAAATCTGCAACTCTCCCTTTTCTTCTTGCATTTGCTGTCTTTAACAACCTATTTAGCTTGAACACTAAAGTTCTGTTAAATTCCGAAAGTATCTCGATCAAGCAACATGATCTGGGTTCTCTACTCATTATGCTCAAGAATTTTATAGAGTCTGTAAATATAGCAGCGTTGTCAAATGAAGACTTGTTGGGTGATGCTAAAATCAACCAGCTATTCTTGTTAATTGATTTCGGTAATCCTCCTTCTCCTGAAATTAGCATGGGAAATATAAAAGATTGTAAAAGTAACGACGAGTTAAATAATTTTATTAACAAAAGAATTGATCGCATAAAAAATATCACAAGTATCTATTTAACTTCTTGGGGTGAGCTTTTCTGTAAATCCTATGCAGGACTAAATTGTTTGCCAAGATGTATCAATGAACTAAGCTCTCAATTAAGTTTGGAAAATCTTGAAGTTTTAAATTTTCTTCAGGTTTACATACCCAGTGGTCGAAGAGAACGATTAAAGATACCTTGGCTAAATAATTATATTTTACGTTCATTAAAAATTAGAGCCAACGCTCAGGAAAATAAAGTAACTTCTTAA
- a CDS encoding IS1595 family transposase has translation MTKSYAILQRARISKRKFREILKYFSLDIEATKIAQLTGLNRNTVNKYLLLIRERIAEECELESPFSGDIEVDESFFGARRIKGKRGRGASGKTIVFGLLKRNGKVYTRIVPNCSRATLQAVIRGKVDFESTIHSDGWKGYDGLVDLGYKKHHRVQHGNDEFANSKSHINGIENFWGIAKMRLAKFRGLSKSTFYLHLKECEFRFNHRGENLYHLLLKITKK, from the coding sequence ATGACAAAGAGTTACGCTATTTTGCAACGTGCCCGAATTTCGAAGAGGAAATTTCGGGAGATTTTAAAGTATTTTTCCCTGGATATTGAAGCGACTAAGATTGCCCAATTGACGGGTTTAAATCGGAATACGGTTAATAAATATCTGCTTCTTATCCGCGAAAGAATTGCTGAAGAATGTGAATTGGAATCTCCATTTTCTGGCGATATCGAAGTCGATGAAAGTTTTTTTGGTGCCCGGCGGATTAAAGGGAAAAGAGGTCGTGGGGCCAGTGGCAAAACCATCGTCTTCGGATTGCTCAAACGTAATGGAAAAGTATACACAAGAATCGTTCCTAACTGCTCCAGGGCCACACTACAAGCAGTGATCCGGGGCAAGGTGGATTTTGAAAGCACAATCCACTCCGATGGGTGGAAAGGCTATGACGGTCTCGTTGACCTGGGCTATAAAAAGCATCACCGGGTTCAACATGGCAACGACGAATTTGCAAACAGTAAGTCTCATATTAACGGAATTGAAAACTTCTGGGGTATCGCTAAAATGAGACTGGCCAAGTTCCGAGGTCTTTCTAAATCTACTTTTTATTTGCATCTTAAAGAGTGTGAGTTTAGGTTCAACCATAGAGGTGAAAACCTGTATCATTTACTTTTAAAAATCACCAAAAAATGA
- a CDS encoding MFS transporter, whose amino-acid sequence MIFKLTNIKIKLNSIVNQRVATILFLGFSSGLPLALSGGTLQAWLTVEGVRIETIGLFSLVGLPYTLKFLWSPLLDRFSFPLFGRRRGWILAFQALLLTFIFTMSLISPANVPWILAFLAFGLAFASSSQDIVVDAYRAELLKENERGLGAAVSVTGYRIAMLVSGALALILSEILGWRLTYMLMAALMVVGMMAAWLGPEPDEPGTPPRTLKEAVSEPMVEFFSREKAWQMLGLIVLYKLGDAFAGSLSTSFLLRGVGFSVSEVGVINKGMGLGATIVGALFGGALMARMGLYRSLMLFGVLQAISNLSFMVLAMVGKNYVLLVFTIAFENLAGGMGTAAFVAFLMALCNHNFTATQFALLSALASLGRVYVGPLSGELVAGLGWLLFFLVTFLAALPGLILLWKMRDSVQALEKGNEQHI is encoded by the coding sequence ATTATTTTTAAATTAACTAATATAAAGATAAAATTGAATTCCATTGTAAATCAAAGGGTTGCGACTATTTTATTTCTAGGATTCTCTTCTGGCTTGCCCCTAGCATTATCAGGCGGCACTTTACAGGCGTGGTTGACGGTTGAGGGAGTCAGGATTGAGACGATAGGGCTGTTTTCTTTAGTGGGTTTACCATACACCTTGAAATTTCTTTGGTCTCCATTACTTGACCGATTTTCTTTCCCGTTATTTGGTCGGAGGCGTGGGTGGATTCTAGCGTTTCAGGCCTTGCTCCTTACCTTTATATTCACTATGAGCTTAATATCGCCCGCCAATGTTCCCTGGATTCTAGCTTTTCTAGCTTTTGGTTTAGCATTTGCTTCATCCTCTCAAGATATAGTTGTTGATGCTTATAGGGCAGAATTGCTTAAAGAAAATGAGCGTGGTCTGGGGGCGGCAGTTTCTGTGACCGGTTATCGAATCGCAATGCTTGTTTCTGGCGCACTGGCTTTAATATTGTCAGAAATTTTGGGTTGGCGTTTAACATACATGTTGATGGCAGCTTTGATGGTTGTAGGGATGATGGCCGCATGGCTCGGTCCTGAACCCGATGAGCCGGGAACACCACCTCGAACCCTAAAGGAGGCGGTGAGTGAACCTATGGTTGAGTTTTTTTCCCGTGAAAAGGCTTGGCAGATGTTGGGCTTGATTGTTCTTTATAAATTGGGTGATGCATTTGCTGGCAGTCTGTCTACCAGTTTTTTGCTGCGTGGGGTTGGCTTTTCTGTTTCCGAAGTAGGAGTGATCAACAAAGGGATGGGTTTGGGAGCAACGATAGTAGGAGCTCTATTTGGAGGCGCTCTCATGGCTCGAATGGGTTTATACCGCTCTCTTATGTTATTTGGAGTTTTACAGGCGATCTCTAATCTTTCATTCATGGTTTTAGCAATGGTCGGTAAAAACTATGTGTTATTGGTTTTCACTATTGCTTTTGAGAATCTGGCTGGAGGGATGGGGACGGCTGCTTTTGTCGCATTTTTGATGGCATTGTGTAACCATAATTTTACAGCCACACAATTTGCCTTATTATCGGCCTTAGCCTCATTAGGGCGTGTCTACGTGGGGCCTTTATCAGGTGAACTGGTTGCAGGGCTTGGCTGGCTTTTGTTTTTTCTTGTTACTTTTCTAGCCGCACTTCCGGGACTCATACTGTTGTGGAAAATGCGAGATAGTGTTCAGGCTTTGGAAAAGGGCAATGAGCAACATATATAG